One stretch of Sardina pilchardus chromosome 17, fSarPil1.1, whole genome shotgun sequence DNA includes these proteins:
- the LOC134062239 gene encoding N-acylneuraminate cytidylyltransferase-like: MAAAKKRPFLGGEDMDGKKVKDGKPHIAALILARGGSKGIPLKNIKMLAGVPLLGWVLRAAVDSELFDSIWVSTDHDEIEKVAKAWGAQIHRRSPEVSRDSSSSLETIQEFVRLNPGVNIICNIQATAPCLHPDHLKKALAKITEEGFESVFSVVRRHHFRWQEVKKGAGGSTVPLNLDPSRRPRRQDWDGELCENGSFYVTSRDLIEKGILQGGKVAYFEMGAEYSVDIDVDIDWPVAEQRVLRYGYFGKEKPEVIRLLLCNLSGCLTDGQIYVSADGLEMVSLNTRDSMGIRMLQKEGVEVIVISSIGNPIPKVMVEKLSKQIGCEIRHNVEDKLSEVAKLRKERNLKWKEVAYMGNDDPDVQCLNQSGLSSVPQDAPLVSRNDAKYICHSAAGRGALREFAEHILQLNKKANAQMEQDRIHRD, from the exons ATGGCAGCAGCAAAGAAACGGCCTTTTCTTGGAGGTGAAGATATGGATGGCAAAAAAGTGAAAGACGGTAAACCACACATTGCAGCACTAATTCTCGCAAGAGGAGGCAGCAAAGGAATACCCCTGAAAAACATCAAAATGCTCGCCGGCGTCCCACTCCTTGGTTGGGTTCTTCGGGCTGCAGTGGATTCAGAATTGTTTGACAG CATTTGGGTTTCCACCGACCATGACGAAATTGAGAAAGTGGCGAAGGCATGGGGAGCCCAGATACATCGCAGGAGCCCTGAGGTGTCCAGAGATTCATCCAGCTCTTTGGAGACCATTCAGGAGTTTGTTCGACTAAACCCCG GAGTCAACATAATCTGCAACATCCAGGCTACAGCTCCTTGCTTGCATCCTGATCATCTGAAGAAGGCGCTAGCAAAGATTACAGAGGAGGGATTCGAATCTGTCTTTTCTGTTGTCCGGCGACATCATTTTCGCTGGCAAGAGGTCAAAAAAGGAG CAGGTGGTAGCACAGTACCGCTGAACCTGGACCCCAGTAGACGGCCGCGACGGCAAGACTGGGACGGGGAGCTGTGTGAGAATGGCTCATTTTACGTCACCTCCAGGGACCTAATTGAGAAAGGCATCCTACAG GGTGGTAAGGTTGCCTACTTTGAGATGGGCGCAGAATACAGTGTGGACATTGATGTTGACATTGACTGGCCTGTGGCAGAGCAGCGAGTCCTCAG GTATGGATACTTTGGCAAGGAGAAGCCTGAGGTGATCCGGCTGCTGCTGTGTAACTTGTCTGGCTGCCTGACTGATGGTCAGATCTACGTCTCTGCAGATGGCCTGGAAATGGTGTCTCTCAATACCAGAGACAGCATGGGCATTCGCATGCTGCAGAAGGAAGGGGTGGAG GTAATTGTTATCTCCTCCATCGGTAACCCAATACCTAAGGTCATGGTGGAGAAGCTGTCCAAACAGATTGGCTGTGAGATCAGGCACAACGTGGAGGACAAGCTGTCGGAGGTGGCCAAACTGAGGAAGGAGCGGAATTTAAAGTGGAAGGAAGTTGCCTATATGG GGAATGATGATCCTGACGTGCAGTGTCTGAACCAGTCAGGCCTGAGCTCAGTACCACAGGACGCCCCATTGGTGTCGCGCAACGATGCAAAGTACATCTGCCACAGTGCAGCCGGACGTGGAGCGCTCCGTGAGTTCGCCGAGCACATCCTCCAGCTCAATAAGAAGGCGAATGCCCAGATGGAACAGGACCGTATTCACCGGGACTAG